The genomic window GCCGCCAACCGCGATCTCTGTGTGAGTGAGCAGCTGGCCGAGTTGCCGCCGCTCCCCGCCGATCGCGTGCCGCTGGACCAGATCACCGCGATGTCGATCCCTGAACTGGCCGCTTCACTGCGCGAGGCTGCCAGCGTTTGAGCCAATAAGCGCTTTTTAACAGGAAGGCCGGAAAGGGCGGAGGGAAGAACGGTAACGGTTGTTCCCGCGTCCGTTGTGGCTTCGTGCCTTTGTGACTGATACTTTTTCACCGCAGAGGCGCAAAGGCGCAGAGTTTTTTGGGGGGAGGTTGTGTGCTGCCTGCTCTCAAGGCGTAAAAAAGTGGGTGCCGAGCACAGAAAGAAATCAGACAGAAACAGCAGAGATTTTATTTTCAAAAACCTCTGCGTCTCCGCGTCTCTGCGGTGAAAAAAAACCAAAAACCAACAGGCAGCAGGTTGCCAGCCTGCTCCGTGTGTGTGGACTCAGGACGGCACGCCGGGCTTGAAGGCCTCGATGATTTTTTTCATGTCCACGTTGTCCATCACGAGGTTGTTGATGATGGGGATCTTGTCGTGGTCCTGCGGCTGGGTCTTGACCGTCATGTTGTTGATGCGGGAGGCGACGGTGTAGCTTTCCTCGCTGCAAATAACGGTGGGGATGTTCGTGCGGGCGAGCATCTCCATCAGCTTGGGGTGGGGGAGGATGTTGCGCGTGAGCACGATGCCGGAGACGACTTTCTTGCCGGAGAGCCCGGCGCTGGCGATAGCCGAGAAAATGATGTCGTCGCGGTCGCCGGGGGTGATAATGAGTACGCCCGGCTGGAGGTAGTCGATGACGCCCTTGGCCGTCATGGCCCCGATGACCACGCGCAGGATGCGTTCGTTAGCGGCCTGTTCACGGCCATTGAGCCAGCGGCCTCCGATTTCGTCAACGATCTGGGAGAGGTTGGGCGCGGCGAGGCGCTTCTGGAGCGGGAGCACGCCCAGCAGGGGCACCCCGAGCCGGGCCAGTCCGGCTCCGGCGTATTCGCGTACGAGGTCGATCTTGTCGGGCATGACCTTGTTCAGGATCGCCCCGATGACTTCGACGCCGTACTTGTCGAAAAGCGCCTTGTTGATGGCGACCTCGTCCACCGGGCGACCGATCCCCCCCTGGGCCACGATGATGGCCTTCGCGCCCATGAGCTTGGCCACCTGGGCGTTGGACATGTCAAAGACCGCGCCGACTCCGGCGTGGCCGCTGCCCTCGATGATGACGTAGTCCTTCTCGTAGGCGGTGCGGTCAAAGGCGCGGCTCATCTTGTCCACGATGACTTTGAGCGAGTCGTCGGGGTCCTTGAGGTAGCGGCGGGTGAAGGTGCCGTCGATGGCGACCGGGCTCATGGCCATGAGCGGCAGGCCGACGTGGAAAATGCTCTCCAGCAGGACCGAGTCCTCGTCCACCTTCTGCCCCTCAACCTCGATGAAGCGCTGCCCCACCGGCTTGATGAACCCGACCCGGTCCGAGAACTGCCGCAGCGCCGCGAACAGGCCCAGGCAAGTCGTGGTCTTGCCGTCGTTCTGCCGGGTGGCCGCGACGAAGATGCGCTTCGTCGTGGTGTTGCGCGGGCGTTCGAGCAGATCGGTT from Ruficoccus amylovorans includes these protein-coding regions:
- a CDS encoding phosphotransacetylase family protein, whose product is MAKAKSKITHSPFVEPEETDLLERPRNTTTKRIFVAATRQNDGKTTTCLGLFAALRQFSDRVGFIKPVGQRFIEVEGQKVDEDSVLLESIFHVGLPLMAMSPVAIDGTFTRRYLKDPDDSLKVIVDKMSRAFDRTAYEKDYVIIEGSGHAGVGAVFDMSNAQVAKLMGAKAIIVAQGGIGRPVDEVAINKALFDKYGVEVIGAILNKVMPDKIDLVREYAGAGLARLGVPLLGVLPLQKRLAAPNLSQIVDEIGGRWLNGREQAANERILRVVIGAMTAKGVIDYLQPGVLIITPGDRDDIIFSAIASAGLSGKKVVSGIVLTRNILPHPKLMEMLARTNIPTVICSEESYTVASRINNMTVKTQPQDHDKIPIINNLVMDNVDMKKIIEAFKPGVPS